In one Culex quinquefasciatus strain JHB chromosome 2, VPISU_Cqui_1.0_pri_paternal, whole genome shotgun sequence genomic region, the following are encoded:
- the LOC6038934 gene encoding esterase FE4, producing MPGLYGDAFEAFLGIPYAKPPMNELRFANPVRNDPWRGIYNASFPRDMCIQMNDFAPRPFVQGVEDCLYLNVYRPKTLRNTLPVMVFIHGGGYLAGSSHPDQFGPERFMDTRQVILVTFQYRLGAFGFLSTNDIAAPGNYGLKDQSLALGWVQRNIRAFDGAPDEVTLFGQSSGGSSVQLHMMSPLSKGLFGRLIR from the exons ATGCCGGGATTGTACGGGGACGCTTTCGAGGCATTCCTAGGGATTCCGTACGCTAAGCCACCCATGAATGAGCTGAGATTTGCG AACCCCGTCCGGAACGATCCCTGGCGAGGGATCTACAACGCAAGCTTTCCACGAGACATGTGCATCCAGATGAATGACTTCGCCCCGCGTCCGTTTGTGCAAGGTGTCGAGGATTGTCTCTACTTGAACGTGTACAGACCCAAG ACCCTTAGGAACACCCTCCCGGTGATGGTCTTCATCCACGGAGGTGGATACCTCGCCGGATCATCCCATCCTGACCAATTCGGCCCAGAGCGCTTCATGGATACGCGCCAGGTCATCCTGGTAACGTTCCAGTACCGCTTGGGAGCGTTCGGATTCCTCTCGACCAACGACATCGCCGCTCCCGGAAACTACGGCCTCAAAGATCAATCGTTGGCCCTCGGTTGGGTTCAGCGTAACATCCGCGCGTTCGACGGAGCTCCGGACGAGGTAACACTGTTTGGGCAGAGCTCTGGTGGGAGTTCCGTTCAGCTGCACATGATGAGTCCGCTGAGTAAGGGATTGTTCGGGCGGTTGATCCGTTGA